A window from Pseudomonas alloputida encodes these proteins:
- a CDS encoding TonB-dependent siderophore receptor: MPTQRLRPHALALVIRRSLRLAAPMAVGLAGLPAIAQAQQVQFNVPAQPLASALLAFGSQSNLQVLYSPQDVEGKRSSALTGAMEPAAALSRLLQGTGVSYQIQGNQVTIHTREGGAAVELGATNIDGKGLGQTTENTGSYTTGSMQTATKLPLTLRETPQAVTVITRQRMDDQSMRSLDDVVQATPGLRMSAARPANSEYFSRGFPINNLMFDGLPTTYNADWVAAADMAPYDRVEIVRGATGMMQGAGNPSAAINMVRKRPTKDFQGSVTGSAGSWDNYRGELDLSGPLNDNGSVRGRFVGAYNDKDSYQDYAGRERGLFYGITEFDLTDDTTLTVGASNQNDNNNINWGGLPVNRDGSHVGYSRSRNMGYDWSYQDIDNTTVFAEVDHRFDNDWRLHLAASKNWSDFAMQGAVFERTGSATNEGFRQRVFNQRRDYDQSTYDVYANGPFQLFDRQHELVVGASKREVKTSAHGGTVFIPVDSLFSVNPSGIDKPNVDDIYNLSEHVEQEGAYVTTRLNIADPLKVILGARLDWYDNKSVYSEINDGYYTNSDYKVTRNVTRYAGVIYDLDDHHSVYASYTDIFMPQSELARDRSIIRPIEGKNYEIGIKGEYFDGALNASAAIFQIDQENRAAEASNQEGCVDITCYEASGKVRTHGIDLELMGALTPNWQVGAGYTYSQTKYRKDADKNKEGTKFDTDLPEHLFKLSTTYTLPGELNQWRVGGNVYGQSSIFNKGSNSFGNYHIDQGAYAVVGLMVGYKVNKNLDTRLNLNNVFDKKYYQGIASNNSWSPYDVYGDPRNFTITAKYSF; the protein is encoded by the coding sequence ATGCCAACACAACGTCTTCGCCCCCACGCTCTGGCGCTGGTCATTCGCCGCTCGTTGCGCCTTGCAGCGCCAATGGCCGTCGGCCTGGCGGGCCTGCCGGCGATCGCCCAGGCCCAACAGGTCCAGTTCAACGTGCCGGCCCAGCCGCTGGCCAGCGCCTTGTTGGCCTTCGGCTCGCAATCGAACCTGCAGGTGCTCTATAGCCCACAGGACGTGGAAGGCAAGCGCAGCAGCGCACTGACCGGTGCAATGGAGCCCGCCGCGGCCCTGTCGCGGCTGCTGCAGGGTACCGGTGTGAGCTACCAGATCCAAGGCAACCAAGTCACCATCCACACCCGGGAGGGGGGCGCTGCGGTGGAACTTGGGGCAACCAACATCGATGGTAAGGGTTTGGGGCAAACCACCGAGAACACCGGTTCCTATACCACCGGCAGCATGCAGACCGCGACCAAACTGCCACTGACCCTGCGCGAAACCCCGCAGGCCGTCACCGTGATCACCCGCCAGCGCATGGACGACCAGTCGATGCGTAGCCTCGACGACGTGGTCCAGGCCACTCCTGGTCTGCGCATGTCGGCCGCGCGCCCGGCCAACAGCGAGTACTTTTCCCGCGGCTTTCCCATCAACAACCTGATGTTCGATGGCCTGCCCACCACCTACAACGCCGACTGGGTCGCCGCGGCCGACATGGCGCCCTACGACCGCGTCGAGATCGTGCGGGGCGCCACCGGCATGATGCAAGGTGCCGGCAACCCGTCGGCAGCCATCAACATGGTGCGCAAACGCCCTACCAAGGATTTCCAGGGCAGCGTCACCGGCTCGGCCGGCAGCTGGGACAATTACCGCGGCGAACTCGATCTCAGCGGCCCACTGAATGACAACGGCAGCGTCCGTGGCCGCTTCGTCGGCGCCTACAACGACAAGGACAGCTACCAGGATTACGCCGGTCGCGAACGCGGCCTGTTCTACGGCATCACCGAGTTCGACCTGACCGACGACACCACACTGACCGTTGGCGCGTCGAACCAGAACGACAACAACAACATCAACTGGGGTGGCCTGCCGGTCAACCGCGATGGCAGCCATGTGGGCTACTCGCGTTCGCGCAATATGGGCTACGACTGGAGCTACCAGGACATCGATAACACTACGGTGTTCGCCGAGGTCGATCACCGCTTCGACAACGACTGGCGCCTGCACCTGGCGGCGTCCAAGAACTGGTCGGACTTCGCCATGCAAGGCGCCGTGTTCGAGCGCACCGGTTCGGCAACCAACGAAGGGTTCCGCCAGCGCGTGTTCAACCAGCGCCGCGACTACGACCAGTCGACCTACGACGTCTATGCCAATGGCCCGTTCCAGCTGTTCGACCGCCAGCATGAACTGGTGGTGGGCGCGAGCAAGCGCGAAGTCAAGACCAGCGCCCACGGCGGCACCGTGTTCATCCCGGTCGACAGCCTCTTCAGCGTCAACCCCAGTGGCATCGACAAGCCGAATGTCGATGATATCTACAACCTGAGCGAGCACGTCGAGCAGGAAGGGGCGTACGTCACCACCCGCCTGAACATCGCCGACCCGCTGAAGGTCATCCTGGGTGCACGCCTGGACTGGTACGACAACAAGTCGGTGTACAGCGAAATCAACGACGGCTACTACACCAACAGCGATTACAAGGTCACCCGCAACGTCACCCGCTACGCCGGAGTGATCTACGACCTGGACGACCACCACTCGGTCTACGCCAGCTACACCGATATCTTCATGCCGCAATCGGAACTGGCGCGTGACCGCTCCATCATCCGCCCAATCGAAGGCAAGAACTACGAGATCGGCATCAAGGGCGAGTACTTCGACGGCGCACTCAACGCCAGCGCGGCGATCTTCCAGATCGACCAGGAAAACCGCGCCGCAGAAGCTTCTAACCAGGAAGGTTGCGTCGACATCACCTGCTACGAAGCCTCGGGCAAGGTACGCACCCACGGTATCGACCTGGAGTTGATGGGCGCACTGACCCCCAACTGGCAAGTCGGCGCAGGCTACACCTACTCGCAAACCAAGTACCGCAAGGATGCCGACAAGAACAAGGAAGGCACCAAGTTCGACACCGACCTGCCAGAACACCTGTTCAAGCTGAGCACCACCTACACCTTGCCGGGCGAGCTGAACCAGTGGCGCGTGGGCGGTAACGTGTATGGCCAGAGCAGCATCTTCAACAAAGGCAGCAACAGCTTCGGCAACTACCACATCGATCAAGGTGCATACGCGGTAGTGGGCCTGATGGTCGGCTACAAGGTCAACAAGAACCTCGACACTCGCCTGAACCTCAACAACGTATTCGACAAGAAGTACTACCAGGGCATTGCCAGCAACAACTCCTGGAGCCCGTACGACGTGTATGGTGACCCACGCAACTTCACCATCACCGCCAAGTACAGCTTCTGA
- a CDS encoding cyclic peptide export ABC transporter, translating to MTSKPRGAVSELFGLLKPFWPLVTVSIILGMVGGLSVTALLATINSALHSDTGLTQGVVLGFAGLCLLALFSSICSDMGTNWVGQHIIARLRRELGEKVLAAPIDQIERYRSHRLIPVLTHDVDTISDFAFVFAPLAVSLTVTVGCLGYLAHLSIPMFLVILVAIGIGSVMQFVARSWGVRGFESAREAEDELQKHYSAIAEGAKELRIHRPRRKRMFQHGIQDTANRICATQVRSINTFVIAKTLGSMLFFVVIAVALAMQSLWPTGDKSVTSGFVLVLLYMKGPLEHLISTLPIISKAQIAFRRIAELSRQFSSPEPHLLLDDTRAADKALHTLQLQDVSYTFPRVEGSEPFHLGPVNLSIKQGDIVFIVGENGCGKTTLIKLLLGLYAPQQGTISLDGKPVTAENRDDYRQLFTTIFADYYLFDDVIQGDRPVPADASRYLERLEIAHKVSIRDGVFSTTDLSTGQRKRLALVSAWLEERPVLVFDEWAADQDPTFRRIFYTELLPDLKRLGKTIIVISHDDRYFDVADQLIHMAAGKVQQENRVADCI from the coding sequence ATGACCAGTAAACCACGTGGCGCCGTCAGCGAACTGTTCGGCCTGCTCAAACCCTTCTGGCCCCTGGTGACGGTTTCGATCATCCTGGGCATGGTCGGTGGCCTCAGTGTCACCGCCCTGCTGGCGACCATCAACTCGGCCCTGCACAGCGACACCGGCCTGACTCAAGGCGTGGTCCTGGGTTTTGCCGGGCTGTGCCTGCTGGCGCTGTTCAGCTCGATCTGCTCGGACATGGGCACCAACTGGGTCGGCCAGCACATCATCGCGCGCCTGCGCCGTGAGCTGGGCGAGAAGGTGCTGGCAGCGCCGATCGACCAGATCGAACGCTACCGCAGCCATCGCCTCATCCCCGTGCTGACCCATGACGTCGACACCATCAGCGACTTCGCCTTCGTCTTCGCGCCCCTGGCCGTTTCGCTCACCGTCACCGTGGGCTGCCTGGGCTATCTGGCGCACCTGTCGATACCGATGTTCCTGGTGATCCTGGTGGCCATCGGCATCGGCTCGGTCATGCAGTTCGTTGCCCGCTCGTGGGGTGTGCGCGGCTTCGAAAGCGCCCGAGAAGCCGAGGATGAACTGCAAAAGCATTACAGCGCGATCGCCGAAGGTGCCAAGGAACTGCGCATTCACCGCCCACGCCGCAAACGCATGTTCCAGCACGGCATCCAGGACACCGCCAACCGTATTTGCGCCACCCAGGTACGCTCGATCAACACCTTCGTAATCGCCAAGACCCTGGGCTCGATGCTGTTCTTCGTGGTCATCGCCGTGGCCCTGGCCATGCAGTCGCTGTGGCCCACAGGCGACAAGAGCGTCACCAGCGGTTTCGTGCTGGTGCTGCTGTACATGAAAGGCCCGCTGGAACACCTGATCAGCACCCTGCCGATCATCAGCAAGGCCCAGATCGCCTTCCGCCGCATCGCCGAACTGTCACGCCAGTTCTCATCGCCCGAGCCGCACTTGCTGCTGGATGACACCCGCGCCGCCGACAAGGCCCTGCACACCCTGCAGCTGCAGGACGTCAGCTACACCTTCCCCCGCGTGGAAGGCAGTGAGCCGTTTCATCTGGGTCCGGTGAACCTGAGCATCAAGCAAGGCGACATCGTGTTCATCGTCGGCGAAAACGGTTGCGGCAAGACCACCCTTATCAAGCTGCTGCTCGGCCTATACGCACCTCAGCAAGGCACGATCAGCCTCGACGGCAAGCCGGTGACGGCCGAAAACCGTGACGACTACCGGCAGCTGTTCACCACCATCTTCGCCGACTACTACCTGTTCGACGATGTCATCCAGGGTGACCGGCCAGTACCTGCCGACGCCAGTCGCTACCTGGAGCGCCTGGAGATCGCTCACAAGGTCAGCATCCGTGACGGCGTGTTCAGCACCACCGACCTGTCCACTGGCCAACGCAAGCGCCTGGCGCTAGTGAGCGCCTGGCTGGAGGAGCGCCCGGTGCTGGTGTTCGACGAATGGGCCGCCGACCAGGATCCGACGTTCCGGCGAATTTTCTACACAGAGCTGCTGCCGGACCTCAAGCGCCTGGGCAAGACCATCATCGTGATAAGCCACGACGACCGCTACTTCGACGTCGCCGACCAGCTCATCCACATGGCGGCAGGCAAGGTCCAACAGGAGAACCGCGTCGCAGATTGCATTTAA
- the pvdO gene encoding dihydropyoverdine dehydrogenase — MSDDARLTSSPRFTPRLRHLCCLAVLGLGAASAQAASQPTPGEVFRDCKAACPEMVVLPAGSFVMGTPEDEPGREGDEGPQHTVTFAKPFAISRYHVTAGELDAYIRESGVKIADGDTRPGRFCAASKPTYKQGPRQPAVCVSWFDVEQYAKWLSKKTGHTYRMISEAEREYAARAGSTGPFPFPFDNGDASRYSIAQHANTYGPTDGYSYTAPVGSYPANAFGVYDMHGNVYEWTADCWHDGYDGAPSDGSVWSGGDCSVRVMRGNDWGEAPVFSRSGNRNNRAPDVRGDFLGFRVAREL; from the coding sequence ATGTCCGATGATGCACGCCTCACCTCATCCCCCCGGTTCACGCCTCGCTTGCGCCACTTGTGCTGCCTGGCCGTGCTTGGTCTGGGCGCCGCCAGTGCCCAGGCCGCCAGCCAGCCCACCCCAGGCGAAGTCTTCCGCGACTGCAAGGCGGCCTGCCCGGAAATGGTGGTGCTGCCCGCCGGCAGCTTCGTGATGGGTACGCCCGAGGATGAGCCCGGGCGCGAGGGCGATGAGGGTCCACAGCACACCGTGACCTTTGCCAAACCATTCGCCATCAGCCGCTACCATGTCACCGCAGGCGAACTGGATGCCTATATCCGCGAGAGCGGGGTAAAGATCGCCGACGGCGACACCCGCCCAGGGCGCTTCTGCGCCGCCAGCAAGCCGACCTACAAACAGGGCCCGCGCCAGCCTGCCGTGTGCGTGAGCTGGTTCGATGTCGAGCAATACGCCAAGTGGCTGTCGAAAAAAACCGGCCACACCTATCGCATGATCAGCGAAGCCGAGCGCGAATATGCCGCGCGCGCCGGTTCAACCGGCCCGTTCCCCTTCCCCTTCGATAACGGCGACGCCTCCAGGTACAGCATCGCCCAGCACGCCAACACCTACGGCCCCACCGACGGTTACTCGTACACCGCCCCGGTCGGCAGCTACCCGGCCAATGCCTTCGGTGTCTACGACATGCACGGCAACGTGTATGAGTGGACGGCCGACTGCTGGCACGACGGCTACGACGGTGCGCCGAGCGATGGCAGCGTCTGGTCCGGCGGCGACTGCAGTGTGCGAGTGATGCGTGGCAACGACTGGGGCGAAGCCCCGGTGTTCTCGCGCTCCGGCAACCGCAACAACCGCGCACCCGATGTGCGCGGCGATTTCCTCGGCTTCCGGGTCGCTCGCGAACTCTGA
- the pvdN gene encoding pyoverdine-tailoring periplasmic protein PvdN, with protein MNDRRTFLKQASLLAAGLPLAGQLLGSAQAAPRTPPATDAWSGFRQLFELDPHYAHFANFLITSHPRPVREAIASLRAQLDQHPARCVEWDTQSEWKHEAEVREWAGRYLEVKPRQIALTGSTTEGLGMIYGGLRLNPQQEILTTEHEHYSTRNILAYRSQRDGTQVRKLRLFDDPAKVSDDQVLSTIAAAIKPQTRVLGMTWVHSGSGVKLPVGQIGALVHEANRNRDENDRILYVIDGVHGFGVEDMRFADLQCDYFIAGTHKWMFGPRGTGIICAASTELKHLTPTFATFSENEDFATTMTPGGYHAFEHRWALGKAFELHLQHGKAAIQARIHGLNDYLKERLAQHRAIELVTPRSPNHSAGFTFFRVKGQDVEAIAAHLNSQRIVVDAVDRDVGPVVRTAPGLLNTEAEIDRLVDVLGQRLRA; from the coding sequence ATGAACGACCGTCGTACTTTCCTCAAGCAGGCCAGCCTACTTGCAGCCGGGCTGCCCTTGGCCGGCCAACTGCTGGGCAGCGCCCAGGCGGCGCCGCGCACGCCTCCGGCCACGGATGCCTGGAGCGGTTTTCGCCAACTGTTCGAGCTCGACCCCCACTACGCGCACTTCGCCAACTTCCTCATCACCTCGCACCCGCGCCCCGTGCGCGAAGCGATCGCAAGCCTTCGCGCACAACTCGACCAACACCCGGCACGCTGCGTCGAGTGGGACACCCAGAGCGAGTGGAAGCACGAAGCCGAGGTGCGTGAATGGGCGGGCCGCTATCTTGAAGTCAAGCCACGCCAGATCGCCCTCACCGGCAGCACCACCGAAGGCCTCGGGATGATCTACGGCGGCCTGCGCCTGAACCCGCAGCAAGAAATCCTGACCACCGAACACGAGCATTACTCCACCCGCAACATCCTCGCCTATCGCAGCCAGCGTGACGGCACCCAGGTGCGCAAGCTACGCCTGTTCGACGACCCGGCCAAGGTCTCCGACGACCAGGTACTAAGCACCATTGCTGCCGCCATCAAGCCGCAGACCCGTGTGCTGGGCATGACCTGGGTGCATTCAGGCAGTGGCGTGAAACTGCCCGTCGGGCAGATCGGCGCCCTGGTCCACGAGGCCAACCGCAACCGTGACGAAAACGACCGCATCCTCTACGTGATCGATGGCGTGCACGGCTTCGGCGTCGAAGACATGCGCTTCGCCGACCTGCAGTGTGACTACTTCATCGCCGGCACCCACAAGTGGATGTTCGGCCCACGAGGCACCGGGATCATCTGTGCCGCCTCCACCGAGCTCAAGCACCTTACGCCCACCTTCGCCACCTTCTCGGAGAATGAGGATTTCGCCACCACCATGACCCCAGGTGGCTACCACGCCTTCGAGCATCGCTGGGCGTTGGGCAAGGCATTCGAGCTGCATCTGCAGCACGGCAAGGCGGCGATCCAGGCACGCATCCATGGCCTCAACGACTACCTCAAGGAGCGCCTGGCGCAGCACCGCGCCATCGAACTGGTGACGCCGCGCAGCCCTAACCATTCAGCGGGCTTCACCTTCTTCCGGGTCAAGGGCCAGGACGTCGAGGCCATAGCAGCGCACCTGAACAGCCAGCGCATCGTGGTCGATGCGGTCGATCGCGATGTCGGGCCGGTCGTGCGTACCGCGCCTGGCCTGTTGAACACCGAAGCCGAGATCGACCGCCTGGTCGACGTCCTGGGCCAACGCCTGCGCGCCTGA
- a CDS encoding dipeptidase, with product MTTARWKKALYISLAATLTVGAGAAAWYHFDKDGYPIEVVRQANDLQERIISFDSHLTLPLDFGTEGREADKDGPGQFDLAKAARGRLSGAALTVFAWPESWTGDNGPHHPTDGFVDAGRHAQEVRYNAISAMVRDFPNQVGIAYTPDDMRRLHGEGKFAVFISMLNAYALGDDLSQLDTWAARGVRMFGFNYIGNNNWADSSRPLPFFNDTPDALGGLSAIGRQAVQRLNDLGVIIDVSQMSTQALTQVVELSRAPVVASHSAPRAAVDIPRNLTDKEMQLIKGTGGVIQIVAFGTYIKPLTQKSQERLNSLRAEYGLPPLVNQANALMPGDPIIAGWPEQKVGQYAEALYAILEEEPQATLKDYGDVIDYAVRKVGIDHVGIASDFNEGGGIAGWNDASQARNVTAELISRGYSEADIAKLWGGNFLRVWGQVQNAARPTATSSR from the coding sequence ATGACGACAGCACGCTGGAAAAAAGCCTTGTATATCAGCCTGGCCGCCACCTTGACCGTCGGTGCCGGGGCGGCTGCCTGGTACCACTTCGACAAGGACGGCTACCCCATAGAGGTCGTGCGCCAGGCCAATGATCTGCAAGAGCGGATCATTTCGTTCGACAGCCATCTCACCCTGCCGCTGGACTTCGGCACCGAAGGCCGCGAAGCTGACAAGGATGGCCCGGGCCAGTTCGACCTGGCCAAAGCCGCGCGCGGGCGACTGTCCGGCGCTGCCCTGACCGTCTTCGCTTGGCCCGAGTCCTGGACCGGCGACAACGGCCCGCACCACCCCACCGACGGTTTCGTCGATGCCGGGCGACATGCCCAGGAAGTGCGCTACAACGCCATCAGCGCGATGGTGCGAGACTTCCCCAACCAGGTCGGTATCGCCTACACCCCCGACGACATGCGGCGCCTGCACGGCGAAGGCAAATTCGCGGTGTTCATCAGCATGCTCAATGCCTATGCCCTGGGCGACGACCTCAGCCAGCTGGACACCTGGGCCGCCCGTGGCGTGCGCATGTTCGGCTTCAACTACATCGGCAACAACAACTGGGCCGACTCCTCGCGCCCGCTGCCCTTCTTCAACGATACCCCAGATGCCCTCGGCGGTTTGTCTGCCATCGGCCGCCAGGCGGTGCAACGGCTCAATGACCTGGGCGTGATCATCGACGTTTCACAGATGTCGACCCAGGCCCTGACCCAGGTGGTCGAACTCAGCCGTGCGCCAGTGGTGGCCTCGCATTCGGCCCCCAGGGCCGCCGTTGACATTCCGCGCAACCTCACTGACAAGGAAATGCAACTGATCAAGGGCACCGGCGGGGTCATCCAGATCGTTGCCTTCGGCACCTACATCAAGCCGCTGACCCAGAAGTCGCAAGAGCGCCTGAACAGCCTGCGCGCCGAGTACGGTCTGCCGCCCCTGGTCAACCAGGCCAATGCCTTGATGCCGGGCGACCCGATCATCGCCGGCTGGCCCGAGCAGAAAGTCGGCCAGTACGCCGAAGCGCTGTACGCGATCCTTGAGGAAGAACCCCAGGCAACGCTGAAGGATTACGGCGACGTCATCGACTACGCAGTACGCAAGGTCGGCATCGACCACGTCGGCATTGCCTCGGACTTCAACGAGGGCGGCGGCATCGCCGGCTGGAACGATGCCAGTCAGGCGCGCAACGTCACCGCCGAGCTGATCAGCCGCGGCTACAGCGAAGCCGATATTGCCAAGCTATGGGGTGGCAACTTCCTACGGGTCTGGGGCCAAGTGCAAAACGCTGCACGCCCGACCGCCACCTCTTCCCGTTGA
- the pvdP gene encoding pyoverdine maturation tyrosinase PvdP — translation MTISRRGFIAGVALAGVTVPGALYVQRQLTREEFPETPGEAVVELADTATQQLGDTLRGIWRWSFKGAQAGLPGLQGETLELFIDVAQKGRSIRGYLDTAERLRSGAEPRYRVLGDLPADKPGRLRWRLFDSADGGRMPRYECHLVLDEVWGVFGNAGPATLNGSILDLERPLAMPEQDNRFLAHKQTFPEARERTALSPAMIDWLIAPEHRLFHQLWHASRDKWHKLDKDKRNALRGLGWQPGPRDRERDARGRHKDRNGSGEDFLFMHRHMLGAARAIQDLPSWPRFPLPQPELERDRLGFARYFDNHDGNALPPTWLAYDDDEYTQWVRDIKSAETFHGNFEVWESRYSDPQYLSRLTLGQFGSELELGLHDWLHMRWASVPRDPSNGMPVPMARTPDDFAARWYGAQNDFLGDPFSSHVNPVFWRFHGWIDDRVEDWFRAHERFHPGAVVRQEVNGVPWFAPGRWVEVADPWLGPDTHGCSNVAGLRPGRSVEMDPETMKLALRLIYSDEERFDGLVGKVPRRPWYARHLKVRQRS, via the coding sequence ATGACGATTTCTCGGAGAGGCTTCATCGCGGGCGTGGCACTGGCGGGCGTTACCGTGCCGGGGGCGCTGTATGTCCAGCGTCAGCTCACCCGAGAGGAATTCCCGGAAACCCCCGGCGAGGCGGTCGTGGAATTGGCCGATACGGCGACCCAGCAACTGGGCGACACCTTGCGCGGCATCTGGCGCTGGTCGTTCAAGGGGGCGCAGGCCGGCTTGCCGGGCTTGCAGGGCGAGACGCTGGAATTGTTCATCGATGTTGCGCAGAAGGGCCGCAGCATTCGCGGTTACCTCGATACCGCCGAGCGCTTGCGCAGCGGTGCCGAGCCACGATATCGGGTGCTCGGCGACTTGCCTGCCGACAAGCCGGGACGGTTACGCTGGCGCTTGTTCGACAGTGCCGATGGCGGCCGCATGCCGCGCTACGAGTGCCATCTCGTGCTGGATGAAGTGTGGGGGGTATTTGGCAATGCGGGGCCGGCCACCCTCAATGGCAGCATCCTCGACCTTGAGCGGCCATTGGCCATGCCCGAGCAGGACAATCGCTTCCTGGCCCACAAGCAGACCTTTCCCGAAGCCCGCGAACGCACCGCCTTGTCGCCGGCGATGATCGATTGGCTGATCGCGCCGGAGCATCGCCTGTTCCACCAGCTGTGGCATGCCTCCCGTGACAAATGGCACAAGCTCGACAAGGACAAGCGCAACGCCTTGCGTGGCCTGGGCTGGCAGCCGGGGCCGCGTGACCGTGAGCGCGATGCCCGTGGCCGGCACAAGGACCGCAACGGCTCGGGTGAAGACTTCCTGTTCATGCACCGGCACATGCTCGGCGCTGCACGGGCCATCCAGGACCTGCCGTCATGGCCGCGCTTCCCCTTGCCACAGCCTGAACTTGAGCGCGATCGCCTGGGTTTCGCGCGTTACTTCGATAATCATGACGGCAACGCCTTGCCACCAACCTGGTTGGCTTACGATGATGACGAGTACACCCAGTGGGTGCGCGATATCAAAAGCGCCGAAACCTTTCATGGCAATTTCGAGGTGTGGGAGTCGCGTTACAGCGACCCCCAGTACCTGTCCCGGCTGACGTTGGGGCAGTTCGGCTCGGAGCTTGAACTGGGCTTGCACGACTGGCTGCACATGCGCTGGGCCTCAGTCCCACGTGACCCGAGCAACGGCATGCCGGTGCCGATGGCGCGCACGCCGGATGATTTCGCGGCGCGCTGGTATGGCGCGCAGAACGACTTTCTCGGGGACCCGTTCTCTTCCCACGTCAACCCTGTGTTCTGGCGCTTCCATGGCTGGATCGACGACCGTGTCGAGGACTGGTTCCGCGCCCATGAACGATTCCACCCTGGCGCAGTCGTGCGCCAGGAGGTCAATGGCGTGCCATGGTTCGCGCCGGGGCGCTGGGTGGAGGTCGCCGATCCTTGGCTGGGGCCGGACACGCACGGCTGCAGTAACGTGGCGGGGCTGCGCCCAGGGCGTAGCGTGGAGATGGATCCGGAAACCATGAAGCTGGCCTTGCGCCTGATTTACAGCGACGAGGAGCGCTTTGACGGGCTGGTAGGCAAAGTGCCGCGCCGCCCCTGGTATGCTCGCCACCTGAAGGTCAGGCAGCGGTCGTGA
- a CDS encoding efflux transporter outer membrane subunit has product MTLPRHLCLLPLSLSLLACSTPTPPTMGIAPPAGWQSPTASKAQALPDQRWWKAFASPELDQLIEIARNNSHDLAAAAARVRQAQARAVIAGAPLLPEVQFGLDASRQRLLRGEGNDQLDASSSERTSTSFDANLSASYEIDFWGGLRSARDSALRSLDASRLDRQTVKLTLFGSVADTYLQSLALKEQLRIAQLNLRNAQAVLSLVEARQQSGSSTQLELAQQRSLVAAQQRQLPLLEQQWQDTQVTLATLLGLPVQQLPTSTAAFADLRWPRIASGVPSELLARRPDIAAAEARLAAASANVQVARAALLPKLTLGVEFGSGASTFAQIFDSPYYTLTSGLVAPVFNRGRLRAAQQLAEAEQEELLEAYRTSILAAFADVEKALNATQGVDRQRQWQDQEVEQSRIAFQLAERRYRAGAETLLTVLDTQRSLYQAQDQQARLQLSQLQASVALYKALGGGWQADSPTR; this is encoded by the coding sequence ATGACATTGCCACGCCACCTTTGCCTGCTGCCCCTGAGCTTGTCACTCCTCGCCTGCTCCACGCCAACGCCGCCAACTATGGGCATAGCCCCGCCCGCCGGTTGGCAAAGCCCTACTGCGAGCAAGGCACAGGCACTGCCTGATCAACGCTGGTGGAAGGCCTTCGCCAGCCCAGAGCTTGACCAGTTGATCGAGATTGCCCGAAACAACAGCCACGACCTGGCCGCGGCTGCAGCCCGGGTACGCCAGGCCCAGGCGCGGGCAGTAATCGCCGGCGCGCCGCTGCTGCCTGAGGTGCAGTTCGGCCTGGATGCCAGCCGCCAGCGCCTGCTGCGCGGCGAGGGCAACGATCAGCTCGATGCCAGCAGCAGTGAGCGCACCAGCACCTCGTTCGATGCCAACCTCAGCGCCAGCTACGAAATCGATTTCTGGGGCGGCCTGCGCAGTGCCCGCGACAGCGCCTTGCGCAGCCTCGACGCCAGCCGCTTGGACCGCCAGACCGTGAAGCTGACCCTGTTCGGCAGCGTCGCCGACACTTACCTGCAAAGCCTGGCTCTCAAAGAACAGCTGCGTATAGCCCAACTCAACCTGCGCAACGCCCAAGCGGTGCTGAGCCTGGTCGAAGCCCGCCAGCAGTCCGGCTCCAGCACCCAACTCGAGCTGGCCCAGCAGCGCAGCCTGGTGGCCGCTCAGCAACGCCAACTGCCGCTACTTGAGCAGCAGTGGCAAGACACCCAGGTCACCCTGGCAACGCTACTGGGGCTACCGGTGCAACAACTGCCGACCAGTACCGCAGCATTCGCTGACCTGCGCTGGCCTCGCATCGCCAGTGGCGTACCCAGTGAGCTGCTGGCGCGTCGCCCCGACATCGCAGCCGCCGAGGCGCGCCTGGCCGCGGCCAGCGCCAATGTGCAGGTCGCCAGGGCAGCCCTGCTGCCCAAACTCACGCTGGGCGTGGAATTCGGCAGCGGCGCCAGCACCTTCGCGCAGATTTTCGACAGCCCCTACTACACCCTGACCAGTGGCCTGGTCGCCCCGGTGTTCAACCGAGGCCGTCTGCGCGCCGCGCAGCAACTGGCCGAGGCCGAACAGGAAGAATTGCTGGAGGCTTACCGCACCAGCATCCTGGCCGCTTTCGCCGATGTAGAAAAAGCACTGAACGCCACCCAAGGGGTGGACCGTCAACGCCAGTGGCAGGATCAGGAAGTGGAACAATCACGCATCGCCTTCCAGCTGGCCGAGCGCCGCTACCGCGCCGGCGCCGAGACCTTGCTGACCGTGCTCGACACCCAGCGCAGCCTGTACCAGGCCCAGGACCAGCAGGCCCGCCTGCAGCTAAGCCAACTGCAGGCCAGCGTGGCCCTTTACAAAGCCTTGGGCGGTGGCTGGCAAGCGGATAGCCCGACGCGCTAG